One stretch of Thermus hydrothermalis DNA includes these proteins:
- a CDS encoding transglycosylase SLT domain-containing protein, with amino-acid sequence MGRKTAGNGRGSWVLWALGALGVLALARAGAGPARGGGGGTPGPGSACPYPPPGPPPLDKDRWALVDRIYARILEVNPALARQSCGDCGGRTLAQIVAGALAQAEGMGVPPDLVTALARRESSFNPLVDRVQHSLQISNNGATCASGSEIGPLQTKPCAMRQVGMDPTLLLNMPTPARVQYATAAGIRYLAWLKGQFPTWCDVLHAYNRGPSAYRQGQRNDAYVNQILAWASQYSELRV; translated from the coding sequence ATGGGGCGGAAGACGGCAGGAAACGGCAGGGGTAGCTGGGTCCTGTGGGCCCTCGGGGCCCTCGGGGTCCTGGCCCTGGCGCGGGCCGGGGCGGGCCCGGCGCGCGGTGGGGGTGGGGGAACCCCTGGCCCTGGAAGCGCCTGCCCTTATCCTCCCCCCGGGCCCCCGCCCTTGGACAAGGACCGGTGGGCTTTGGTTGATCGGATTTATGCCCGCATCCTGGAGGTCAACCCCGCCCTGGCCCGGCAGTCCTGCGGGGACTGCGGGGGGCGTACCCTGGCCCAAATCGTGGCCGGGGCCCTGGCCCAGGCCGAAGGGATGGGGGTGCCCCCTGATTTGGTAACCGCCTTAGCCCGGCGGGAGTCCTCCTTCAACCCCCTCGTAGATCGGGTGCAGCACTCCCTGCAGATCAGCAACAACGGGGCCACCTGCGCCTCGGGGTCCGAGATCGGGCCCCTGCAAACTAAGCCGTGCGCGATGCGGCAAGTAGGCATGGACCCCACCCTCCTCCTCAACATGCCCACCCCGGCCCGGGTGCAGTACGCCACGGCGGCGGGGATCCGCTATCTGGCTTGGCTCAAAGGGCAGTTTCCCACGTGGTGCGATGTGCTCCACGCCTACAACCGGGGGCCTTCCGCCTACCGCCAAGGCCAGCGCAATGACGCCTATGTGAACCAGATCCTGGCCTGGGCGTCCCAATACTCCGAGTTGAGAGTATGA
- a CDS encoding ATP-binding cassette domain-containing protein: MIEVLQLTKAYRAHRAVEDLSFRVNPGEVYALLGPNGAGKTTTLRVLATLVKPTAGTARVAGFDVGREPLAVRQRLGLVNGGMRVYDRLTGREVLAFFAGFYGLEGPAFRKALDWVAGLLGMEEALDKKVMEMSTGMQQKVVIARAILHRPPVLLLDEATAGLDIFARRALLDFVKAYRDLGNTLVYSTHVMAEAEEVADRVGFLHRGRLVYEGTKAEALALGEGSLERAFIRVVKEAA, from the coding sequence ATGATTGAAGTCCTTCAGTTGACCAAGGCCTACCGCGCCCACCGGGCGGTGGAGGACCTCTCCTTCCGGGTAAACCCAGGGGAGGTCTACGCCCTCCTCGGCCCCAACGGGGCGGGCAAGACCACCACCCTGCGGGTTTTGGCCACCTTGGTGAAGCCCACGGCGGGCACGGCCCGGGTGGCGGGGTTTGACGTGGGGCGGGAGCCCCTTGCCGTGAGGCAAAGGCTTGGGCTTGTGAACGGGGGCATGCGCGTCTATGACCGCCTCACTGGGCGGGAGGTTCTGGCCTTTTTCGCCGGTTTTTACGGCCTCGAGGGCCCCGCCTTCCGCAAGGCCCTGGATTGGGTGGCGGGGCTTTTGGGGATGGAGGAAGCCCTGGACAAGAAGGTGATGGAGATGTCCACGGGCATGCAGCAGAAGGTGGTGATCGCCCGGGCCATCCTGCACCGCCCCCCGGTCCTCCTCCTGGACGAGGCCACGGCGGGGCTAGACATCTTCGCCCGGCGGGCCCTTTTGGACTTCGTCAAGGCCTACCGGGACCTGGGGAACACCTTGGTCTACTCCACCCACGTGATGGCCGAGGCGGAAGAGGTGGCGGACCGGGTGGGCTTCTTGCACCGGGGCCGCCTGGTCTATGAGGGCACCAAGGCCGAGGCCCTGGCCCTGGGCGAGGGGAGCCTGGAGCGGGCCTTCATCCGGGTGGTGAAGGAGGCGGCATGA
- a CDS encoding ABC transporter permease: MKGIYRILWKELVQVFRDRKLVFSTLVLPVLLMPVFMFGPSLVLERLMKGAAEKRQEIAVAGLPEEALSALRQANLAPVAVADPEGAVREGKYPAGVLYREGVYRVYARLSGGLTEGQVVAGKVQSALAALKEAKVAEALARRGVPLEVLQPFRVELLDASPEREKAGGLLGFLLPFFLVVFVLSGGQVVAVDATAGEKEKGTLEALLMAPAPLWQIALGKTLATVVMALLSGVAGLLGLALGGALAARYGGGVLTETGQVVDLGGRVALDGASFLALFLSALLLALFMGAVMVGLGLYARSYKEAQSYLAPLQLIALLPLLFLQFRGFLELETWYHLLPLFNVALLMDALLKGTATWGQAALTWTSTLAYAALALGFSVRVFAREEVVFRN, from the coding sequence ATGAAGGGGATTTACCGCATTCTCTGGAAGGAGCTCGTCCAGGTCTTTCGTGACCGAAAGCTCGTCTTTTCCACCTTGGTCCTGCCCGTGCTCCTCATGCCCGTCTTCATGTTCGGGCCGAGCCTGGTGCTAGAGCGCCTCATGAAGGGAGCGGCGGAAAAGCGGCAGGAGATAGCGGTGGCCGGCCTTCCGGAAGAGGCGCTTTCGGCCCTCCGCCAGGCCAACCTGGCCCCGGTGGCCGTGGCGGACCCGGAAGGGGCGGTGCGGGAGGGGAAGTACCCCGCCGGGGTCCTTTACCGGGAGGGCGTCTATCGGGTCTACGCCCGGCTATCCGGGGGGCTCACGGAGGGGCAGGTGGTGGCGGGCAAGGTGCAAAGCGCCCTAGCGGCCCTCAAGGAGGCCAAGGTGGCCGAGGCCCTGGCGAGGCGGGGGGTTCCCTTAGAGGTTCTCCAACCCTTTAGGGTGGAGCTTCTGGACGCCTCCCCCGAGCGGGAAAAGGCCGGGGGGCTTTTGGGCTTCCTCCTCCCCTTCTTCCTGGTGGTCTTCGTCCTTTCCGGCGGGCAGGTGGTGGCGGTGGACGCCACCGCCGGGGAGAAGGAGAAGGGCACCCTCGAGGCCCTCCTCATGGCCCCCGCACCCCTTTGGCAGATCGCCTTGGGCAAAACCCTGGCCACGGTGGTCATGGCCCTGCTCTCTGGGGTGGCGGGGCTTTTGGGCCTGGCCTTGGGCGGGGCCCTGGCCGCCCGCTATGGCGGGGGTGTCCTCACGGAAACGGGCCAGGTGGTGGACCTGGGGGGGCGGGTGGCTTTGGACGGGGCAAGCTTTTTGGCCCTCTTCCTTTCCGCCCTCCTCCTCGCCCTCTTCATGGGGGCGGTGATGGTGGGCCTGGGGCTTTACGCCCGGAGCTACAAGGAGGCGCAGAGCTACCTGGCCCCCTTGCAGCTTATCGCCCTTTTACCCCTTCTCTTCCTCCAGTTTAGGGGCTTCTTGGAGCTGGAAACCTGGTACCACCTGCTTCCCCTTTTCAACGTGGCCCTCCTCATGGACGCCCTCCTCAAGGGAACGGCCACCTGGGGGCAGGCCGCCCTCACCTGGACCTCCACCTTGGCCTACGCCGCCTTGGCCCTGGGCTTTTCCGTGCGGGTCTTCGCCCGGGAAGAGGTGGTGTTCAGGAACTAG
- a CDS encoding cob(I)yrinic acid a,c-diamide adenosyltransferase has protein sequence MKIYTKTGDAGETGLYGAERVVKAHPRVEAYGTVDEANSAIGLARSLLPKEHLDLQDLLEQVQNALFDLGADLATRMGSPYEKNIARMDAEDVEALEKAIDRYMEESPPFTGFILPGGHPAAAALHLARTVVRRAERKVVALSREEPVNPEAIRYLNRLSDLLFVLARVVNARTGVQEEAWLVKRRR, from the coding sequence GTGAAGATCTACACCAAAACCGGGGATGCGGGGGAAACTGGCCTCTACGGGGCCGAACGGGTGGTGAAGGCCCACCCCCGGGTGGAGGCCTACGGCACCGTGGACGAGGCCAACTCCGCCATCGGCCTGGCCCGGAGCCTTCTCCCAAAGGAGCACCTGGACCTCCAGGACCTTCTGGAACAGGTGCAAAACGCCCTCTTTGATCTGGGGGCGGACCTGGCCACCCGTATGGGTAGTCCCTACGAAAAAAACATCGCCCGCATGGACGCAGAGGACGTGGAGGCCCTGGAAAAGGCCATTGACCGCTACATGGAGGAAAGCCCTCCCTTCACGGGCTTCATCCTGCCCGGCGGGCACCCGGCGGCGGCGGCCTTGCACCTGGCCCGCACCGTGGTGCGCCGGGCGGAGCGCAAGGTGGTGGCCTTGAGCCGGGAGGAGCCCGTGAACCCCGAGGCCATCCGCTACCTGAACCGGCTTTCCGACCTCCTCTTTGTCCTGGCCCGGGTGGTGAACGCCCGCACGGGGGTGCAGGAAGAGGCCTGGCTCGTCAAGAGGCGGCGCTAG